A section of the Gallus gallus isolate bGalGal1 chromosome 4, bGalGal1.mat.broiler.GRCg7b, whole genome shotgun sequence genome encodes:
- the DLG3 gene encoding disks large homolog 3 isoform X3, whose amino-acid sequence MESREKDLTACPGLQMCHQRRCFSMHKNCCYSSSRAPGNHLEEVNGSDGMFKYEEIVLERGNSGLGFSIAGGIDNPHIPDDPGIFITKIIPGGAAAMDGRLGVNDCVLRVNDVDVSEVVHSKAVEALKEAGPVVRLVVRRRQPPPETIMEVNLMKGPKGLGFSIAGGIGNQHIPGDNSIYITKIIEGGAAQKDGRLQIGDRLLAVNNTNLQDVRHEEAVAALKNTSDMVYLKVAKPGSLHLNDMYAPPDYASTFSALADNHISHNSSLGYLGGVESKPAYPVPPQVTPSRYSPIPRHMIGDEDFTREPRKIILHKGSTGLGFNIVGGEDGEGIFVSFILAGGPADLSGELRRGDRILSVNGVNLRNATHEQAAAALKRAGQTVTIIAQYRPEEYSRFESKIHDLREQMMNSSMSSGSGSLRTSEKRSLYVRALFDYDRTRDSCLPSQGLSFSYGDILHVINASDDEWWQARLVTPHGESEQIGVIPSKKRVEKKERARLKTVKFHARTGMIESNRSIKTKRKKSFRLSRKFPFYKSKENLAQESSGQEQGVTSNTSDSESSSKGQEDTILSYEPVTRQEIHYARPVIILGPTKDRINDDLISEFPHKFGSCVPHTTRPRRDNEVDGQDYHFVVSREQMEKDIQDNKFIEAGQFNDNLYGTSIQSVRAVAERGKHCILDVSGNAIKRLQQAQLYPIAIFIKPKSIEALMEMNRRQTYEQANKVFDKAMKLEQEFGEYFTAIVQGDSLEEIYSKIKQIIEDQSGHYIWVPSPEKL is encoded by the exons ATGGAAAGTAGGGAAAAGGACCTCACTGCCTGTCCAGGGCTGCAGATGTGTCACCAAAGGCGGTGTTTTTCCATGCACAAAAACTGTTGTTACAGCTCCTCCCGTGCACCAGGGAATCACCTGGAGGAG GTGAACGGCAGCGATGGGATGTTCAAATACGAGGAGATCGTCCTGGAAAGG GGTAACTCTGGGCTCGGCTTCAGCATAGCAGGAGGGATCGACAACCCTCACATTCCAGATGATCCCGGCATCTTCATCACCAAAATCATCCCCGGGGGAGCAGCGGCCATGGATGGACGTTTGGG GGTAAATGACTGCGTGCTGCGGGTCAACGACGTGGACGTCTCCGAGGTGGTGCACAGCAAAGCAGTGGAGGCCCTGAAGGAAGCGGGCCCCGTGGTGCGGCTCGTGGTGCGGCGCCGGCAGCCCCCGCCGGAGACCATCATGGAGGTGAACCTGATGAAGGGACCCAAAG GACTGGGCTTCAGCATCGCAGGGGGCATTGGGAACCAACACATCCCCGGGGACAACAGCATCTACATCACCAAGATCATCGAGGGAGGCGCTGCCCAGAAGGACGGGCGCCTGCAGATCGGAGACCGGCTGCTGGCG GTGAATAACACCAACCTGCAGGACGTGCGGCACGAGGAGGCGGTGGCCGCGCTGAAGAACACCTCGGACATGGTGTACCTGAAAGTGGCCAAGCCTGGCAGCCTGCACCTCAACGACATGTACGCGCCCCCCGACTACGCCAGCA CCTTTTCAGCCTTGGCTGACAACCACATAAGCCATAACTCCAGTCTGGGCTACTTGGGTGGTGTGGAGAGCAAGCCTGCATACCCCGTCCCCCCACAAGTGACCCCCTCCAGGTATTCGCCCATCCCTCGGCACATGATCGGGGATGAAGACTTCACCAG GGAGCCCCGCAAAATCATCCTGCACAAAGGCTCCACCGGCCTGGGCTTCAACATCGTCGGGGGAGAGGACGGAGAGGGTATCTTCGTGTCCTTCATCCTGGCCGGAGGCCCCGCCGACCTCAGCGGGGAGCTGCGGAGGGGAGACCGCATCCTGTCG GTGAACGGCGTGAACCTCCGTAACGCCACCCACGAgcaggcggcggcggcgctgaAGCGGGCGGGGCAGACGGTGACCATCATCGCGCAGTACCGGCCCGAAG AGTACAGCCGCTTCGAGTCCAAGATCCACGACTTGAGAGAGCAGATGATGAACAGCAGCATgagctctggctctggctcaCTTCGGACAAGCGAGAAGAGGTCCCTCTATGTCCG AGCTCTGTTTGACTATGACCGGACCCGGGACAGCTGCTTACCCAGCCAGGGGCTCAGCTTCTCCTATGGGGACATCCTCCATGTCATCAATGCCTCTGATGATGAGTGGTGGCAAGCCAGGCTTGTGACACCTCACGGCGAGAGTGAGCAGATCGGAGTCATCCCCAGCAAGAAGAG GGTGGAGAAGAAGGAGAGAGCGCGGTTGAAAACGGTGAAGTTCCACGCCAGGACTGGCATGATAGAGTCCAACCGG TCGATCAAAACGAAACGTAAAAAGAGTTTCCGCCTCTCTCGAAAGTTCCCATTTTACAAGAGCAAAGAGAACCTGGCCCAGGAGAGCAGCGGACAGGAAC AGGGCGTGACATCAAACACCAGTGACAGCGAGAGCAGTTCCA AAGGACAAGAGGACACTATCCTGTCATACGAGCCAGTGACACGGCAAGAAA TTCACTATGCCAGGCCTGTGATCATCCTGGGGCCCACGAAGGACCGAATCAATGACGACCTCATCTCTGAATTTCCACACAAGTTTGGTTCCTGCGTGCCAC acaCCACCAGGCCTCGGCGTGATAATGAGGTGGATGGACAGGATTACCACTTCGTCGTCTCCCGAGAACAGATGGAGAAGGATATTCAGGACAACAAGTTCATAGAGGCCGGGCAGTTCAACGACAATCTCTACGGGACCAGCATTCAGTCGGTGCGGGCGGTCGCAGAGAGG GGAAAACACTGCATCCTGGATGTATCTGGCAATGCTATCAAGAGGTTGCAACAAGCACAACTTTATCCCATTGCCATTTTCATCAAACCAAAATCCATCGAAGCGCTCAT GGAGATGAACCGGAGGCAGACATACGAACAGGCCAACAAGGTCTTTGACAAAGCCATGAAACTCGAGCAAGAATTTGGAGAGTATTTTACAG cCATCGTACAAGGAGACTCCCTCGAAGAGATTTACAGCAAAATCAAACAGATCATCGAGGACCAATCCGGGCACTACATCTGGGTCCCATCCCCAGAGAAGCTCTGA
- the DLG3 gene encoding disks large homolog 3 isoform X4, translated as MFTVNVSSSMSYRGQPSPSRQRQGHGSKCEPREPRKIILHKGSTGLGFNIVGGEDGEGIFVSFILAGGPADLSGELRRGDRILSVNGVNLRNATHEQAAAALKRAGQTVTIIAQYRPEEYSRFESKIHDLREQMMNSSMSSGSGSLRTSEKRSLYVRALFDYDRTRDSCLPSQGLSFSYGDILHVINASDDEWWQARLVTPHGESEQIGVIPSKKRVEKKERARLKTVKFHARTGMIESNRSIKTKRKKSFRLSRKFPFYKSKENLAQESSGQEQGVTSNTSDSESSSKGQEDTILSYEPVTRQEIHYARPVIILGPTKDRINDDLISEFPHKFGSCVPHTTRPRRDNEVDGQDYHFVVSREQMEKDIQDNKFIEAGQFNDNLYGTSIQSVRAVAERGKHCILDVSGNAIKRLQQAQLYPIAIFIKPKSIEALMEMNRRQTYEQANKVFDKAMKLEQEFGEYFTAIVQGDSLEEIYSKIKQIIEDQSGHYIWVPSPEKL; from the exons ATGTTCACCGTCAACGTCTCCTCCTCCATGTCCTACCGGGGACAGCCGTCCCCTTCCAGGCAGCGGCAGGGCCACGGGAGCAAATGTGAGCCGAG GGAGCCCCGCAAAATCATCCTGCACAAAGGCTCCACCGGCCTGGGCTTCAACATCGTCGGGGGAGAGGACGGAGAGGGTATCTTCGTGTCCTTCATCCTGGCCGGAGGCCCCGCCGACCTCAGCGGGGAGCTGCGGAGGGGAGACCGCATCCTGTCG GTGAACGGCGTGAACCTCCGTAACGCCACCCACGAgcaggcggcggcggcgctgaAGCGGGCGGGGCAGACGGTGACCATCATCGCGCAGTACCGGCCCGAAG AGTACAGCCGCTTCGAGTCCAAGATCCACGACTTGAGAGAGCAGATGATGAACAGCAGCATgagctctggctctggctcaCTTCGGACAAGCGAGAAGAGGTCCCTCTATGTCCG AGCTCTGTTTGACTATGACCGGACCCGGGACAGCTGCTTACCCAGCCAGGGGCTCAGCTTCTCCTATGGGGACATCCTCCATGTCATCAATGCCTCTGATGATGAGTGGTGGCAAGCCAGGCTTGTGACACCTCACGGCGAGAGTGAGCAGATCGGAGTCATCCCCAGCAAGAAGAG GGTGGAGAAGAAGGAGAGAGCGCGGTTGAAAACGGTGAAGTTCCACGCCAGGACTGGCATGATAGAGTCCAACCGG TCGATCAAAACGAAACGTAAAAAGAGTTTCCGCCTCTCTCGAAAGTTCCCATTTTACAAGAGCAAAGAGAACCTGGCCCAGGAGAGCAGCGGACAGGAAC AGGGCGTGACATCAAACACCAGTGACAGCGAGAGCAGTTCCA AAGGACAAGAGGACACTATCCTGTCATACGAGCCAGTGACACGGCAAGAAA TTCACTATGCCAGGCCTGTGATCATCCTGGGGCCCACGAAGGACCGAATCAATGACGACCTCATCTCTGAATTTCCACACAAGTTTGGTTCCTGCGTGCCAC acaCCACCAGGCCTCGGCGTGATAATGAGGTGGATGGACAGGATTACCACTTCGTCGTCTCCCGAGAACAGATGGAGAAGGATATTCAGGACAACAAGTTCATAGAGGCCGGGCAGTTCAACGACAATCTCTACGGGACCAGCATTCAGTCGGTGCGGGCGGTCGCAGAGAGG GGAAAACACTGCATCCTGGATGTATCTGGCAATGCTATCAAGAGGTTGCAACAAGCACAACTTTATCCCATTGCCATTTTCATCAAACCAAAATCCATCGAAGCGCTCAT GGAGATGAACCGGAGGCAGACATACGAACAGGCCAACAAGGTCTTTGACAAAGCCATGAAACTCGAGCAAGAATTTGGAGAGTATTTTACAG cCATCGTACAAGGAGACTCCCTCGAAGAGATTTACAGCAAAATCAAACAGATCATCGAGGACCAATCCGGGCACTACATCTGGGTCCCATCCCCAGAGAAGCTCTGA
- the DLG3 gene encoding disks large homolog 3 isoform X5, with translation MALLGAFISKSFPTVSKPGKSWQHLSCLPWVSGAAASALRTGADLYTQLKVAAAQREELQVVAAPVLLLPEVLVASEGSCAAWDVEYSRFESKIHDLREQMMNSSMSSGSGSLRTSEKRSLYVRALFDYDRTRDSCLPSQGLSFSYGDILHVINASDDEWWQARLVTPHGESEQIGVIPSKKRVEKKERARLKTVKFHARTGMIESNRSIKTKRKKSFRLSRKFPFYKSKENLAQESSGQEQGVTSNTSDSESSSKGQEDTILSYEPVTRQEIHYARPVIILGPTKDRINDDLISEFPHKFGSCVPHTTRPRRDNEVDGQDYHFVVSREQMEKDIQDNKFIEAGQFNDNLYGTSIQSVRAVAERGKHCILDVSGNAIKRLQQAQLYPIAIFIKPKSIEALMEMNRRQTYEQANKVFDKAMKLEQEFGEYFTAIVQGDSLEEIYSKIKQIIEDQSGHYIWVPSPEKL, from the exons ATGGCACTGCTGGGGGCTTTCATAAGCAAAAGTTTTCCAACTGTCTCCAAGCCTGGGAAGTCCTGGCAGCACCTTTCTTGTCTACCCTGGGTGAGTGGGGCTGCTGCCTCCGCCCTGCGCACTGGGGCCGACCTTTACACCCAGCTGAAGGtcgcagcagcacagagggaggagctgcaggtggtGGCAGCtcccgtcctgctgctgccggAGGTGCTGGTGGCTTCTGAAGGGTCTTGCGCTGCTTGGGATGTAG AGTACAGCCGCTTCGAGTCCAAGATCCACGACTTGAGAGAGCAGATGATGAACAGCAGCATgagctctggctctggctcaCTTCGGACAAGCGAGAAGAGGTCCCTCTATGTCCG AGCTCTGTTTGACTATGACCGGACCCGGGACAGCTGCTTACCCAGCCAGGGGCTCAGCTTCTCCTATGGGGACATCCTCCATGTCATCAATGCCTCTGATGATGAGTGGTGGCAAGCCAGGCTTGTGACACCTCACGGCGAGAGTGAGCAGATCGGAGTCATCCCCAGCAAGAAGAG GGTGGAGAAGAAGGAGAGAGCGCGGTTGAAAACGGTGAAGTTCCACGCCAGGACTGGCATGATAGAGTCCAACCGG TCGATCAAAACGAAACGTAAAAAGAGTTTCCGCCTCTCTCGAAAGTTCCCATTTTACAAGAGCAAAGAGAACCTGGCCCAGGAGAGCAGCGGACAGGAAC AGGGCGTGACATCAAACACCAGTGACAGCGAGAGCAGTTCCA AAGGACAAGAGGACACTATCCTGTCATACGAGCCAGTGACACGGCAAGAAA TTCACTATGCCAGGCCTGTGATCATCCTGGGGCCCACGAAGGACCGAATCAATGACGACCTCATCTCTGAATTTCCACACAAGTTTGGTTCCTGCGTGCCAC acaCCACCAGGCCTCGGCGTGATAATGAGGTGGATGGACAGGATTACCACTTCGTCGTCTCCCGAGAACAGATGGAGAAGGATATTCAGGACAACAAGTTCATAGAGGCCGGGCAGTTCAACGACAATCTCTACGGGACCAGCATTCAGTCGGTGCGGGCGGTCGCAGAGAGG GGAAAACACTGCATCCTGGATGTATCTGGCAATGCTATCAAGAGGTTGCAACAAGCACAACTTTATCCCATTGCCATTTTCATCAAACCAAAATCCATCGAAGCGCTCAT GGAGATGAACCGGAGGCAGACATACGAACAGGCCAACAAGGTCTTTGACAAAGCCATGAAACTCGAGCAAGAATTTGGAGAGTATTTTACAG cCATCGTACAAGGAGACTCCCTCGAAGAGATTTACAGCAAAATCAAACAGATCATCGAGGACCAATCCGGGCACTACATCTGGGTCCCATCCCCAGAGAAGCTCTGA
- the DLG3 gene encoding disks large homolog 3 isoform X6 translates to MMNSSMSSGSGSLRTSEKRSLYVRALFDYDRTRDSCLPSQGLSFSYGDILHVINASDDEWWQARLVTPHGESEQIGVIPSKKRVEKKERARLKTVKFHARTGMIESNRSIKTKRKKSFRLSRKFPFYKSKENLAQESSGQEQGVTSNTSDSESSSKGQEDTILSYEPVTRQEIHYARPVIILGPTKDRINDDLISEFPHKFGSCVPHTTRPRRDNEVDGQDYHFVVSREQMEKDIQDNKFIEAGQFNDNLYGTSIQSVRAVAERGKHCILDVSGNAIKRLQQAQLYPIAIFIKPKSIEALMEMNRRQTYEQANKVFDKAMKLEQEFGEYFTAIVQGDSLEEIYSKIKQIIEDQSGHYIWVPSPEKL, encoded by the exons ATGATGAACAGCAGCATgagctctggctctggctcaCTTCGGACAAGCGAGAAGAGGTCCCTCTATGTCCG AGCTCTGTTTGACTATGACCGGACCCGGGACAGCTGCTTACCCAGCCAGGGGCTCAGCTTCTCCTATGGGGACATCCTCCATGTCATCAATGCCTCTGATGATGAGTGGTGGCAAGCCAGGCTTGTGACACCTCACGGCGAGAGTGAGCAGATCGGAGTCATCCCCAGCAAGAAGAG GGTGGAGAAGAAGGAGAGAGCGCGGTTGAAAACGGTGAAGTTCCACGCCAGGACTGGCATGATAGAGTCCAACCGG TCGATCAAAACGAAACGTAAAAAGAGTTTCCGCCTCTCTCGAAAGTTCCCATTTTACAAGAGCAAAGAGAACCTGGCCCAGGAGAGCAGCGGACAGGAAC AGGGCGTGACATCAAACACCAGTGACAGCGAGAGCAGTTCCA AAGGACAAGAGGACACTATCCTGTCATACGAGCCAGTGACACGGCAAGAAA TTCACTATGCCAGGCCTGTGATCATCCTGGGGCCCACGAAGGACCGAATCAATGACGACCTCATCTCTGAATTTCCACACAAGTTTGGTTCCTGCGTGCCAC acaCCACCAGGCCTCGGCGTGATAATGAGGTGGATGGACAGGATTACCACTTCGTCGTCTCCCGAGAACAGATGGAGAAGGATATTCAGGACAACAAGTTCATAGAGGCCGGGCAGTTCAACGACAATCTCTACGGGACCAGCATTCAGTCGGTGCGGGCGGTCGCAGAGAGG GGAAAACACTGCATCCTGGATGTATCTGGCAATGCTATCAAGAGGTTGCAACAAGCACAACTTTATCCCATTGCCATTTTCATCAAACCAAAATCCATCGAAGCGCTCAT GGAGATGAACCGGAGGCAGACATACGAACAGGCCAACAAGGTCTTTGACAAAGCCATGAAACTCGAGCAAGAATTTGGAGAGTATTTTACAG cCATCGTACAAGGAGACTCCCTCGAAGAGATTTACAGCAAAATCAAACAGATCATCGAGGACCAATCCGGGCACTACATCTGGGTCCCATCCCCAGAGAAGCTCTGA
- the DLG3 gene encoding disks large homolog 3 isoform X8: MMNSSMSSGSGSLRTSEKRSLYVRALFDYDRTRDSCLPSQGLSFSYGDILHVINASDDEWWQARLVTPHGESEQIGVIPSKKRVEKKERARLKTVKFHARTGMIESNRDFPGLSDDYYGAKNLKGVTSNTSDSESSSKGQEDTILSYEPVTRQEIHYARPVIILGPTKDRINDDLISEFPHKFGSCVPHTTRPRRDNEVDGQDYHFVVSREQMEKDIQDNKFIEAGQFNDNLYGTSIQSVRAVAERGKHCILDVSGNAIKRLQQAQLYPIAIFIKPKSIEALMEMNRRQTYEQANKVFDKAMKLEQEFGEYFTAIVQGDSLEEIYSKIKQIIEDQSGHYIWVPSPEKL; this comes from the exons ATGATGAACAGCAGCATgagctctggctctggctcaCTTCGGACAAGCGAGAAGAGGTCCCTCTATGTCCG AGCTCTGTTTGACTATGACCGGACCCGGGACAGCTGCTTACCCAGCCAGGGGCTCAGCTTCTCCTATGGGGACATCCTCCATGTCATCAATGCCTCTGATGATGAGTGGTGGCAAGCCAGGCTTGTGACACCTCACGGCGAGAGTGAGCAGATCGGAGTCATCCCCAGCAAGAAGAG GGTGGAGAAGAAGGAGAGAGCGCGGTTGAAAACGGTGAAGTTCCACGCCAGGACTGGCATGATAGAGTCCAACCGG GACTTCCCTGGGTTAAGTGACGATTATTATGGAGCAAAGAACCTGA AGGGCGTGACATCAAACACCAGTGACAGCGAGAGCAGTTCCA AAGGACAAGAGGACACTATCCTGTCATACGAGCCAGTGACACGGCAAGAAA TTCACTATGCCAGGCCTGTGATCATCCTGGGGCCCACGAAGGACCGAATCAATGACGACCTCATCTCTGAATTTCCACACAAGTTTGGTTCCTGCGTGCCAC acaCCACCAGGCCTCGGCGTGATAATGAGGTGGATGGACAGGATTACCACTTCGTCGTCTCCCGAGAACAGATGGAGAAGGATATTCAGGACAACAAGTTCATAGAGGCCGGGCAGTTCAACGACAATCTCTACGGGACCAGCATTCAGTCGGTGCGGGCGGTCGCAGAGAGG GGAAAACACTGCATCCTGGATGTATCTGGCAATGCTATCAAGAGGTTGCAACAAGCACAACTTTATCCCATTGCCATTTTCATCAAACCAAAATCCATCGAAGCGCTCAT GGAGATGAACCGGAGGCAGACATACGAACAGGCCAACAAGGTCTTTGACAAAGCCATGAAACTCGAGCAAGAATTTGGAGAGTATTTTACAG cCATCGTACAAGGAGACTCCCTCGAAGAGATTTACAGCAAAATCAAACAGATCATCGAGGACCAATCCGGGCACTACATCTGGGTCCCATCCCCAGAGAAGCTCTGA
- the DLG3 gene encoding disks large homolog 3 isoform X7 — MMNSSMSSGSGSLRTSEKRSLYVRALFDYDRTRDSCLPSQGLSFSYGDILHVINASDDEWWQARLVTPHGESEQIGVIPSKKRVEKKERARLKTVKFHARTGMIESNRSIKTKRKKSFRLSRKFPFYKSKENLAQESSGQEQGQEDTILSYEPVTRQEIHYARPVIILGPTKDRINDDLISEFPHKFGSCVPHTTRPRRDNEVDGQDYHFVVSREQMEKDIQDNKFIEAGQFNDNLYGTSIQSVRAVAERGKHCILDVSGNAIKRLQQAQLYPIAIFIKPKSIEALMEMNRRQTYEQANKVFDKAMKLEQEFGEYFTAIVQGDSLEEIYSKIKQIIEDQSGHYIWVPSPEKL, encoded by the exons ATGATGAACAGCAGCATgagctctggctctggctcaCTTCGGACAAGCGAGAAGAGGTCCCTCTATGTCCG AGCTCTGTTTGACTATGACCGGACCCGGGACAGCTGCTTACCCAGCCAGGGGCTCAGCTTCTCCTATGGGGACATCCTCCATGTCATCAATGCCTCTGATGATGAGTGGTGGCAAGCCAGGCTTGTGACACCTCACGGCGAGAGTGAGCAGATCGGAGTCATCCCCAGCAAGAAGAG GGTGGAGAAGAAGGAGAGAGCGCGGTTGAAAACGGTGAAGTTCCACGCCAGGACTGGCATGATAGAGTCCAACCGG TCGATCAAAACGAAACGTAAAAAGAGTTTCCGCCTCTCTCGAAAGTTCCCATTTTACAAGAGCAAAGAGAACCTGGCCCAGGAGAGCAGCGGACAGGAAC AAGGACAAGAGGACACTATCCTGTCATACGAGCCAGTGACACGGCAAGAAA TTCACTATGCCAGGCCTGTGATCATCCTGGGGCCCACGAAGGACCGAATCAATGACGACCTCATCTCTGAATTTCCACACAAGTTTGGTTCCTGCGTGCCAC acaCCACCAGGCCTCGGCGTGATAATGAGGTGGATGGACAGGATTACCACTTCGTCGTCTCCCGAGAACAGATGGAGAAGGATATTCAGGACAACAAGTTCATAGAGGCCGGGCAGTTCAACGACAATCTCTACGGGACCAGCATTCAGTCGGTGCGGGCGGTCGCAGAGAGG GGAAAACACTGCATCCTGGATGTATCTGGCAATGCTATCAAGAGGTTGCAACAAGCACAACTTTATCCCATTGCCATTTTCATCAAACCAAAATCCATCGAAGCGCTCAT GGAGATGAACCGGAGGCAGACATACGAACAGGCCAACAAGGTCTTTGACAAAGCCATGAAACTCGAGCAAGAATTTGGAGAGTATTTTACAG cCATCGTACAAGGAGACTCCCTCGAAGAGATTTACAGCAAAATCAAACAGATCATCGAGGACCAATCCGGGCACTACATCTGGGTCCCATCCCCAGAGAAGCTCTGA